The sequence below is a genomic window from Streptomyces sudanensis.
GAGCCGACCCGCGAGCGGCTGCAGTCCCCGGAGGACCGGGAGCGCTTCGACGACACGACGAAGTGCATCCTGTGCGCCGCCTGCACCTCCTCCTGCCCGGTGTTCTGGAACGACGGGCAGTACTTCGGCCCGGCCGCGATCGTCAACGCCCACCGCTTCATCTTCGACTCGCGCGACGAGGCGGCGGAGCAGCGTCTGGAGATCCTCAACGGGGAGGACGGCGTGTGGCGCTGCCGCACCATTTTCAACTGCACGGACGCCTGCCCGCGCGGCATCGAGATCACCAAGGCGATCTCCGAGGTCAAGCGCGCGCTGATCACGCGCCGCTACTGACCCCCGGGTACGGACCGCCCGGCCGCCGCGGGCGTGGGCCGCACCCCCGCGCCGCCGCGGCGGCCCGCGNCCCGGGCCGGCCCCGGGCGGGCGGTCCCCCGGCGCCGGCGGTCCCCGGCGGAGGCTTCAGACGGCCTTTCCGGGAAACCCGGCTGGCGTCAGCCGACGGCTGACGCATCGACGCACGCGGACGCCATGCGAGGAGGCACCATGAGTGACGGGCAGATGGGCGACGACGTCTACCAGCCGACCGGGAGCAACGAGGAGCAGGAGGACGCCGCTCCGCTCGACCTTCAGGACGCGCTGCAGGAGCGGACGTACGACGACATGCTCGACGAGGGGTACTCGCCGCCGGAGAGGCCGCTGGGCGTCACCAAGCACGGTACGACGGCGGCGGAGCAGCACGAGGGCGAGTCCCTGGACGAGCGCCTGGCCCAGGAGGTCCCGGACGTGGCGCCGCCGGTGGGGGACGGCCTGGGGGACCTGCCCGGAGGCGAGGGCGAGCTGATGGACCCGGAGGCCGGCGGCGAACGCGCGGGCCGCCTCACCGCCCCGGACGAGGGCGCCCGTTCGGACACCACCAAGGAACTCGTCGCCGACGACCACGGGATCGACGCGGGCGCCGCGAGCGCGGAGGAGGCCGCGGTCCACGTGGTCGGGGACGACCTGCCGTCGGACACGGACCGCGACGGCTCCGACTGACCGCGCCCCCCGCCCGTCGGCGGCCGGCCCCGGCCTCCGGGGCCGGCCGCCGACGGGCGGATCAGCAGCCGCGCCGCGTGCACCGCACGGCCAGCCACACGACGCCCAGGCAGGCCCCCGCCGCGGCGAGGACCCGGCCGCGCGTCACCCGGGTGCCGGCGGGGAGGAGGTCCCTCACCCGGTCGAGGGCGCTCAGGGGGACGCCCAGCAGGGCGTTGGCCGGCGGCCGCCGGGGCACNNNNNGGGGGCGGGTGGGCGCGGTACGGCGCACGGCCTCCCACGCCGAGCCCAGCCGGCGCAGGCGCGCGGTGTCGAGGGACTCCTGCAACCGGGGCAGCAGCAGGTCCTCCTCGTCGCGGATGTCCTGCCTGATCAGGGCGAACGCCTCGGCCGCGAGTTCGTCGTGACGCGGATCGTCCGGCCCGACCCGCTCCATCTCCGTGACCAGGTCGTTGATCCGCTGGTGCTCGTCCTCGACCCTCCCGGTCAGCTTCTCCCCGTCGGGCGCCAGGCGGCGCAGCACCGGCCACAGGACGGTCTCCTCCGCGAAGGCGTGGCTGAAGGTGAGCTGCACGATGTCCCTGAGGGTCCGCTGCCGTTCCCCGCGCGGCTCGCGGCCCGACTCGTACCGGGCCATCAGCCGGTCGAGTTCGGCGTGGTCCCGGCGCTGCCTGGCCAGGACGCTGCCCTCGCCGCCGAGTTCCTCGACGGTCTGCTCCGCGATCGGTCGCGTCATGGCGGTCGTTCTCCTTCGGTCGTCGT
It includes:
- a CDS encoding DUF5709 domain-containing protein, yielding MSDGQMGDDVYQPTGSNEEQEDAAPLDLQDALQERTYDDMLDEGYSPPERPLGVTKHGTTAAEQHEGESLDERLAQEVPDVAPPVGDGLGDLPGGEGELMDPEAGGERAGRLTAPDEGARSDTTKELVADDHGIDAGAASAEEAAVHVVGDDLPSDTDRDGSD